A single region of the Helicobacter sp. 11S03491-1 genome encodes:
- a CDS encoding ATP-dependent helicase — MENLNAEQKSAATAPMGYNLVIASAGTGKTSTIVGRIAHLLHSGISPKQILLLTFTNKASAEMIERVAKMFGEKIAKQIEAGTFHAVAYRYLKEHFKISLKQPRELKILFKSIAERRIYTNKSSTPPYSPQYLYDTYSLYLNAQKNQTFEQWLTQKSPEQAIYLPIYEGIFDEFIALKHSYGYADYNDLLLMYKEEMTKQASPYVEILCDEYQDTNPLQDSLINAINAPSLFCVGDYDQSIYAFNGADISIISNFTQKYSQAKVFTLKKNYRSSYPILDLANKVIQKNERIYNKSLEVVKTGNYPLPKLLIYDELFLQYQEIAKKIATSNYNPDDIAVIFRNNSSADGCEASLREMGIPSKRRGGISFFDTKEVALMLDICSLVYNPKDMMAHIHTLSYGNGIGNSIAKDIYEALNILGENNAKNGLLKPNHTIKPYTSRSQNTQLGLFDDFFSLQSSARFDEYLPKDFTSHPILSHPKLTKDGAIFLGKFYQMYSQIHLINTPIKLLWSIFKSEFFTYIAEILCKERSKNKDGTINETKRVEAMEKIERKITLLDNLAKNYDNIGRFLNAMILGSNEASQGNGVNLLSVHASKGLEFRDVYIVDLMDGRFPNRKLISKGGSLEEERRLFYVAITRAKENLYLSYAKKDALKNIDYQASIFLYEAEMIKNQ, encoded by the coding sequence ATGGAAAACCTTAACGCCGAACAAAAATCTGCTGCTACTGCCCCAATGGGCTATAATCTGGTCATTGCATCTGCCGGAACCGGCAAAACTTCAACAATCGTAGGGAGGATTGCACACTTACTTCATTCCGGAATATCTCCAAAACAAATTCTCCTGCTCACCTTCACCAATAAAGCAAGCGCAGAAATGATTGAAAGAGTTGCTAAAATGTTTGGCGAAAAAATCGCCAAACAAATTGAAGCAGGCACATTTCATGCCGTTGCCTACCGTTATCTCAAAGAGCATTTTAAAATATCACTCAAACAACCTAGAGAATTAAAAATTCTTTTTAAAAGCATCGCTGAACGTAGAATTTATACAAATAAAAGTTCTACCCCTCCTTACTCTCCACAATATCTTTATGATACTTACTCACTTTATCTCAATGCCCAAAAAAACCAAACTTTTGAGCAATGGCTAACACAAAAATCTCCCGAACAAGCCATATATCTGCCAATTTATGAAGGGATTTTTGATGAGTTTATTGCCCTAAAACATTCCTATGGTTATGCTGATTATAATGATTTGCTTTTAATGTATAAAGAAGAAATGACAAAACAAGCAAGTCCTTATGTAGAAATTTTATGCGATGAATACCAAGATACAAACCCCCTGCAAGACTCTCTTATTAATGCCATCAATGCACCAAGCTTATTTTGTGTAGGGGACTATGATCAAAGTATTTATGCTTTCAATGGTGCTGATATTAGCATCATCAGTAATTTTACACAAAAATATTCACAAGCAAAGGTTTTTACACTCAAAAAAAATTATCGCTCTTCTTACCCCATCCTTGATCTTGCCAACAAAGTAATTCAAAAAAATGAACGCATCTACAACAAATCTTTAGAAGTCGTAAAAACAGGCAATTATCCCTTGCCAAAACTGCTGATTTATGATGAGTTATTCCTCCAATACCAAGAAATTGCAAAAAAAATTGCTACAAGCAATTATAACCCGGATGATATTGCTGTGATTTTTAGAAATAATTCCAGTGCAGATGGCTGTGAAGCATCACTACGCGAGATGGGCATCCCCTCAAAACGCAGAGGAGGGATTAGTTTTTTTGACACTAAAGAAGTTGCTTTAATGCTGGATATTTGCTCGCTTGTTTATAATCCAAAAGACATGATGGCACATATTCATACCCTTAGCTATGGCAATGGAATTGGCAATTCTATTGCAAAAGACATTTATGAAGCCCTTAATATTTTAGGTGAAAATAATGCTAAAAACGGACTCCTCAAACCCAACCATACAATCAAACCTTATACTTCAAGAAGTCAAAATACACAATTAGGACTTTTTGATGATTTTTTTTCTCTCCAATCAAGCGCAAGATTTGATGAATATCTTCCAAAAGATTTCACCTCTCATCCCATACTCTCTCATCCCAAACTCACCAAAGATGGAGCTATATTTTTAGGAAAATTTTATCAAATGTATTCTCAAATTCATCTTATCAATACTCCTATCAAGCTGCTATGGAGTATTTTTAAATCAGAATTTTTTACCTACATTGCTGAGATTTTATGCAAAGAGCGATCAAAAAATAAAGATGGCACAATCAACGAAACAAAAAGAGTAGAAGCAATGGAAAAAATTGAACGCAAAATAACTCTGCTTGATAACCTAGCCAAAAATTATGACAACATCGGTCGATTTTTGAATGCAATGATTTTGGGTTCCAATGAAGCTAGCCAAGGAAATGGTGTGAATCTTTTGAGTGTGCATGCAAGCAAAGGTTTAGAATTCCGAGATGTTTATATTGTTGATTTGATGGATGGCAGATTCCCTAATCGCAAACTTATCAGCAAGGGTGGGAGTCTTGAGGAAGAAAGAAGACTTTTTTATGTCGCCATTACACGGGCAAAAGAAAACCTCTATCTCTCTTATGCAAAAAAAGACGCTCTTAAAAATATAGACTACCAAGCTTCAATATTTCTTTATGAAGCAGAGATGATAAAAAATCAATGA
- a CDS encoding glutathionylspermidine synthase family protein, which yields MDIVSLKPLDADTLEEIGLDWHTDPDNTSYIENEMLKITQAQADAYYQASNELYDMYVQAGQYVIEKDLFFELDIPNTLIPIIRQSWEEDIHWHLYGRFDLAGGIDGKPIKLLEFNADTPTMLYETSVVQWAMLKYNGYDHILQFNNLYEAIGENFKRMITLGENTDNFEEMYEGWKILFSSIKGNIEEERTTRFLQSIAKSAGFRTDFCFFDEIEFSPQEGVFSNGKQYEFLFKLVPWENIAIDEPELALIMQSMMENKNTIFLNPAYTIMFQSKRFLKILWDLFPHHPLLLETSYEPLKNKKQVKKTAFGREGANVEILDASLKTIMRNEGIYQNHKPVYQEFFELNNIGQSYYQPNVFFAYEACGLGFRKGGLILDNYSKFVSHIIE from the coding sequence ATGGATATTGTGTCTTTAAAACCACTTGATGCAGATACGCTTGAAGAAATTGGGCTTGATTGGCATACAGACCCTGATAACACTTCTTATATAGAAAATGAAATGTTAAAAATTACTCAAGCCCAAGCAGATGCCTATTATCAGGCAAGTAATGAACTCTATGATATGTATGTCCAAGCAGGGCAATATGTGATAGAAAAAGATTTATTTTTTGAATTGGATATTCCCAATACCCTTATACCTATAATTAGACAGAGTTGGGAAGAAGATATTCATTGGCATTTATATGGTCGATTTGATTTGGCAGGCGGGATAGATGGGAAACCTATTAAGCTTCTGGAATTTAATGCCGATACCCCTACAATGCTGTATGAGACTTCTGTTGTCCAGTGGGCAATGCTTAAATATAACGGCTATGATCATATTTTACAATTCAACAATCTTTATGAGGCTATTGGTGAAAATTTTAAACGTATGATTACTTTGGGCGAAAATACTGATAATTTTGAAGAAATGTATGAAGGTTGGAAAATTTTATTTTCAAGTATTAAAGGGAATATCGAAGAAGAGAGAACAACCAGATTTTTGCAAAGTATTGCTAAGAGTGCAGGGTTCCGGACAGATTTTTGTTTTTTTGATGAAATTGAATTTTCGCCACAAGAGGGTGTGTTTAGTAATGGAAAACAATACGAGTTTCTTTTTAAGTTAGTTCCATGGGAAAATATCGCCATTGATGAACCTGAGCTTGCCCTCATTATGCAATCAATGATGGAAAATAAAAATACAATTTTTTTAAATCCTGCATATACGATTATGTTTCAAAGCAAACGTTTTTTGAAAATTTTGTGGGACTTGTTCCCGCATCACCCATTGCTTTTAGAGACAAGCTATGAGCCTTTGAAAAATAAAAAACAAGTCAAAAAAACAGCCTTTGGCAGGGAGGGAGCAAATGTTGAGATTCTGGATGCTTCTTTGAAAACTATCATGCGTAATGAAGGGATTTATCAAAATCATAAGCCGGTTTATCAAGAATTTTTTGAGCTTAATAATATAGGGCAATCTTATTATCAACCCAATGTATTTTTTGCTTATGAAGCTTGTGGATTAGGGTTTAGAAAGGGTGGGTTGATTTTGGATAATTATTCAAAATTTGTAAGTCATATTATTGAATGA
- a CDS encoding UPF0323 family lipoprotein gives MKHFRKISDYAIVGGLSAVVLVALGACGNDSSNNKNTLSSGVTQASQKGAFVILEEQNNGSYKIAEEYPSTKTHVIVRDINGNERVLTQEEIDKLIKQEETKIDNGTSQLTNPNSSGGLGLGGALLASAAGAILGSYIGNKLFNNPTYQQNQQRNYKSPQAYERSKNSFKNTPTSANRSPSGAKSGFFGGNSNSGMKSPNSFGS, from the coding sequence ATGAAACATTTTAGAAAAATATCTGATTATGCAATAGTTGGGGGACTGAGTGCGGTTGTGCTTGTTGCTCTTGGGGCTTGTGGGAATGATTCTTCAAACAACAAAAATACTCTCTCAAGTGGAGTAACACAGGCTTCTCAAAAAGGCGCATTTGTTATTTTGGAAGAGCAAAACAATGGAAGCTATAAAATTGCTGAAGAATATCCAAGCACAAAAACTCATGTAATTGTTCGTGATATCAATGGCAATGAACGAGTGCTTACTCAAGAAGAAATTGATAAACTTATCAAACAAGAAGAAACCAAAATTGACAATGGCACAAGTCAATTGACAAATCCCAATTCAAGTGGTGGATTAGGGCTTGGTGGTGCATTACTTGCAAGTGCTGCAGGAGCAATTTTGGGAAGCTATATAGGGAATAAATTGTTTAATAATCCCACTTACCAACAAAATCAACAAAGAAATTATAAATCTCCACAAGCTTATGAAAGAAGTAAGAATAGTTTTAAAAATACTCCGACCTCTGCTAATCGATCCCCTAGTGGCGCTAAAAGTGGGTTTTTTGGAGGTAATTCCAATTCCGGCATGAAGAGCCCTAATTCATTTGGATCATAA
- a CDS encoding disulfide isomerase, whose protein sequence is MKKTLFGFFVASILVLSGLQANVEQNIIKIIQQQTGKKISVLKVDSLQSNPEFKIAIIQDLDTQYKIPVFVSKDGNIVIGLSNVFFSDNQKDATLVNEIYKKTQDFNTQQQNSAKLNRMFESIPDDYVISLPSSVKGNKKIVYIVSDPMCPHCQQELREIDSRLKDANVKMVVVGFLGKNSIIKSALILEKIKSAKTPGEKITILKQVYSPAYEAKDASQKDMKRVENITKKVSDTEIINYVPYIYEYKK, encoded by the coding sequence ATGAAAAAAACACTATTTGGCTTTTTTGTTGCAAGCATTTTGGTTCTAAGTGGCTTGCAAGCTAATGTTGAGCAAAATATCATTAAAATAATACAACAACAAACAGGTAAAAAAATCTCTGTTTTAAAAGTTGATTCTCTTCAATCTAATCCTGAATTTAAAATCGCGATTATACAAGATTTAGATACCCAATATAAAATACCTGTGTTTGTAAGCAAGGATGGAAATATCGTGATTGGGCTTAGCAATGTCTTTTTTAGTGATAACCAAAAAGATGCCACATTGGTTAATGAAATCTATAAAAAAACTCAAGATTTCAATACACAACAACAAAATAGCGCTAAATTAAATCGTATGTTTGAATCTATTCCTGATGATTATGTTATTTCTCTGCCTTCAAGTGTAAAAGGAAATAAAAAAATTGTTTATATTGTTTCAGATCCGATGTGTCCGCATTGCCAACAAGAACTTAGAGAGATTGATTCAAGGCTCAAAGATGCTAATGTTAAAATGGTTGTCGTAGGATTTTTAGGCAAAAATTCAATTATCAAATCTGCTTTGATTTTGGAAAAAATAAAATCGGCTAAAACACCCGGTGAAAAAATTACAATTTTGAAACAAGTTTATTCACCTGCTTATGAGGCAAAAGATGCGAGTCAAAAAGATATGAAGAGGGTAGAAAATATTACAAAAAAAGTATCTGATACAGAGATTATCAATTATGTCCCTTATATTTATGAATACAAAAAATAA
- the kdsB gene encoding 3-deoxy-manno-octulosonate cytidylyltransferase, giving the protein MIIIPARLESTRFPQKILADIYGLPMIVATARNAQKTDEVVVACDSHSVLEICTTHKIKAVLTSPHHTSGTDRCAEASRILGLKSDEIIINVQADEPFLETQVILSLQEAMKNAPFMGTCAKIIEKNQIHDTNLVKVVCNKFQEAVYFSRLPIPYSREGLENPLLQTSPYYGHLGIYGFHAQSLEEFCQLPKTSLEDIEKLEQLRAIYHKKSIFIQIVTSKSIGIDTPIDLQKALNSISQTQWLASLESH; this is encoded by the coding sequence ATGATTATTATCCCTGCACGGTTAGAATCTACAAGATTTCCTCAAAAAATCTTGGCAGATATTTATGGTCTCCCTATGATTGTAGCTACCGCACGCAATGCTCAAAAAACAGATGAGGTAGTAGTAGCTTGTGATAGCCATAGCGTATTGGAAATATGTACAACTCATAAAATTAAAGCCGTTCTTACAAGTCCTCATCACACAAGTGGCACAGATAGATGTGCAGAAGCTTCCAGGATATTAGGACTAAAAAGTGATGAAATCATTATCAACGTTCAAGCTGATGAACCTTTTTTGGAAACCCAAGTTATTTTATCCTTGCAAGAAGCAATGAAAAATGCTCCGTTTATGGGAACCTGTGCCAAAATTATTGAGAAGAATCAAATTCATGATACCAATCTTGTAAAAGTAGTTTGCAATAAATTTCAAGAAGCTGTTTATTTCTCAAGATTGCCTATCCCCTATAGTCGCGAAGGACTAGAGAATCCCTTATTGCAAACATCTCCTTATTATGGACATTTGGGTATTTATGGATTTCATGCACAATCTTTGGAAGAATTCTGTCAATTACCTAAAACTTCTTTAGAAGACATAGAAAAACTTGAACAACTCCGCGCGATCTATCATAAAAAATCCATTTTTATACAAATTGTTACTAGCAAAAGTATCGGGATTGATACCCCCATTGATCTCCAAAAAGCCCTAAATTCTATTTCGCAAACTCAATGGCTCGCATCTCTCGAATCACACTGA
- the rny gene encoding ribonuclease Y — protein MIEYLLIGFIIFGLIVGGSVFFICKKIFCSDVNFIIEQAKAKAQAIEYEAQTLLKNEQLKAKELELELKRKYEENTSRIIKEYQDKLSNLQSRENKLNQKFEREIGFIEEEKQKVSDLKNKLLLEQNFQNKLIKQYKEAKEKALNTLVEYTSYTKEEAKSMLLSYLEDELAMQKSIMIRRYEHEAREEANKRANYIIAQATTRFAGEFATERLINVVNLPNDELKGRIIGKEGRNIKALEMISGVDVIIDDTPGTIILSSFNLYRRAIATKTIELLVEDGRIQPSRIEDVYHKVSAEIEEQILQDGENIVLDMGLGYMHPELKKLIGKMKYRASFGQNALGHSIEVANLAGVIAGELGGDEKLARRAGLLHDIGKALTQESGGNHVSLGSEICKRYKEHPVVINAIMAHHGDEEIQSIEAAAVCTADALSAGRPGARREVLESFLNRMQDLERIAVEKVGVKQAYAINAGREVRVIVRADLVDDAQSVVLARDIAKEIEASLQYPGEIKVSVIREMRAIEFAK, from the coding sequence ATGATAGAATACTTGTTGATAGGGTTTATAATATTTGGTTTGATTGTGGGGGGTAGTGTTTTTTTTATTTGCAAAAAGATATTTTGCTCTGATGTGAATTTTATAATTGAGCAAGCGAAGGCAAAAGCTCAAGCTATTGAATATGAAGCCCAAACCTTATTAAAAAATGAACAGCTTAAAGCTAAAGAGCTTGAACTTGAATTAAAAAGAAAATATGAGGAAAATACCTCAAGGATTATCAAAGAATATCAAGATAAACTCTCTAATTTGCAAAGCAGAGAAAACAAATTAAATCAAAAATTTGAGCGTGAAATTGGATTTATTGAAGAAGAAAAACAAAAAGTTTCTGATCTTAAAAATAAGCTTTTGCTTGAACAAAATTTTCAAAATAAGCTTATCAAACAATATAAAGAAGCCAAAGAAAAAGCACTCAATACTCTTGTAGAATATACAAGTTATACAAAAGAAGAAGCAAAATCAATGCTTTTATCTTATCTGGAAGACGAACTTGCAATGCAAAAATCAATTATGATCCGTCGGTATGAGCATGAGGCTAGAGAAGAGGCAAACAAACGAGCTAATTATATTATTGCCCAAGCGACCACAAGATTTGCAGGAGAATTTGCTACAGAACGTTTGATTAATGTCGTGAATCTACCCAATGATGAGCTAAAGGGTAGGATTATAGGCAAAGAAGGTCGCAATATTAAGGCGCTTGAAATGATTAGCGGGGTAGATGTAATTATTGATGATACTCCCGGAACAATTATTTTAAGCAGTTTCAACCTTTATAGGCGTGCTATTGCTACCAAGACAATCGAACTTTTGGTTGAAGATGGAAGGATACAACCCTCAAGAATTGAAGATGTTTATCACAAAGTAAGTGCTGAAATAGAAGAACAAATTCTCCAAGATGGTGAAAATATTGTTTTGGATATGGGACTAGGCTATATGCATCCTGAACTTAAAAAACTTATTGGCAAGATGAAATACCGCGCAAGCTTTGGTCAGAATGCCTTGGGGCATTCAATTGAGGTTGCTAATCTTGCCGGTGTGATAGCAGGAGAATTGGGTGGGGATGAAAAATTGGCCAGAAGGGCAGGGTTATTGCATGATATAGGTAAAGCTCTCACACAAGAATCAGGGGGAAATCATGTGAGTTTGGGAAGTGAAATTTGCAAGCGCTATAAGGAACATCCTGTGGTGATTAATGCCATTATGGCTCATCATGGTGATGAAGAAATTCAAAGTATTGAAGCAGCTGCTGTTTGCACTGCAGATGCTCTTTCTGCAGGGAGACCGGGCGCTAGAAGAGAAGTATTGGAGAGTTTCTTGAATCGCATGCAGGATTTAGAACGTATTGCAGTAGAAAAAGTAGGGGTTAAACAAGCTTATGCAATCAATGCCGGTAGAGAAGTGAGGGTAATTGTACGTGCAGATTTGGTTGATGATGCCCAAAGTGTTGTGCTTGCAAGAGATATCGCCAAAGAAATTGAGGCTTCCTTGCAGTATCCCGGAGAAATAAAAGTCAGTGTGATTCGAGAGATGCGAGCCATTGAGTTTGCGAAATAG
- a CDS encoding 5-formyltetrahydrofolate cyclo-ligase — protein sequence MIKTKFRNFCKSNLQVLSKKINFGDKKTLCVLKKELLCLKSKNILLYCPIGIEMNIYPLIYWIKKQKNMRIFIPHIEGVSFKMIPFRMPLYKNQYGIFESKKSLFSLIKIDTAIVPVLGIDKQFKRIGFGKGMYDRFFQTLPYCPKIIFVSRKAIVSRKAITDDYDINADKFISNDCVIKRGINDRILVDRVYNIWFDCGG from the coding sequence ATGATAAAGACAAAATTTCGTAATTTTTGCAAAAGCAATTTGCAAGTTTTGAGTAAAAAAATTAATTTTGGAGATAAAAAAACTCTTTGTGTCCTTAAAAAAGAGTTACTCTGCTTGAAAAGCAAAAATATTTTGCTGTATTGTCCTATAGGAATAGAAATGAATATTTATCCCCTGATTTATTGGATCAAAAAACAAAAAAATATGAGGATTTTTATTCCTCATATAGAGGGAGTTAGTTTTAAAATGATACCATTTCGTATGCCTTTATATAAGAATCAATATGGTATATTTGAGTCCAAAAAATCTTTATTTAGTTTAATAAAAATAGATACAGCTATAGTTCCTGTTTTAGGAATTGATAAACAATTTAAGCGAATAGGGTTTGGAAAAGGTATGTATGATAGATTTTTTCAAACCCTTCCTTATTGTCCGAAAATTATTTTTGTCAGTAGAAAAGCTATTGTTTCCAGAAAGGCTATTACTGATGATTATGATATTAATGCTGATAAATTTATTAGTAATGATTGTGTGATAAAAAGAGGAATTAATGATAGAATACTTGTTGATAGGGTTTATAATATTTGGTTTGATTGTGGGGGGTAG
- the ftsY gene encoding signal recognition particle-docking protein FtsY: protein MLNIFKKTAQNISSLLGSKTIAIQKEQLENILIEADIQYDIVDSILEHLPQSIRKNQLEIALQRFFRGESYYDKVSLKPITTKPLVELIIGVNGAGKTTTIAKLAKSYKNQGKKVLLGAGDTFRAAAIEQLKLWSEKIGVDIISTQNGSDPSALAYDTIQAGIARGVDNIIIDTAGRLHNQTNLKNELAKITRVCSKALNNQDFRKILILDGTQGSSAITQAKIFHEMLALDGIIITKLDGTGKGGAILSIVYELKLPIMFLGIGEKEDDLIAFDEKAYIQNILEWIFE, encoded by the coding sequence ATGCTAAATATATTCAAAAAAACTGCTCAAAATATTTCCTCACTTTTAGGATCAAAAACCATCGCTATCCAAAAAGAACAACTTGAAAATATTCTTATAGAAGCAGATATTCAATATGATATTGTTGATTCTATTTTAGAACATCTTCCCCAAAGTATCCGTAAAAATCAACTTGAAATTGCGCTCCAAAGATTTTTCAGAGGGGAGAGTTATTATGATAAGGTCTCCCTGAAACCTATCACTACAAAACCCTTAGTAGAGCTTATTATTGGAGTAAATGGCGCAGGCAAAACCACAACTATCGCCAAACTTGCTAAATCCTATAAAAATCAAGGCAAAAAAGTTCTTTTAGGAGCCGGAGATACTTTTAGGGCTGCAGCAATAGAACAACTCAAACTATGGAGTGAAAAAATTGGTGTGGATATTATTAGCACACAAAATGGTAGCGATCCAAGCGCCCTGGCTTATGATACAATCCAAGCAGGTATTGCAAGAGGAGTAGATAATATCATTATTGATACGGCCGGAAGACTTCACAACCAAACCAATCTCAAAAATGAGCTGGCAAAAATTACACGAGTTTGTTCCAAAGCCCTCAACAATCAGGATTTTCGAAAAATTTTGATCCTGGATGGCACACAAGGGAGTTCTGCTATCACTCAAGCAAAAATATTTCATGAAATGCTGGCACTAGATGGCATTATCATTACCAAACTTGATGGCACCGGTAAGGGCGGGGCAATTTTAAGTATCGTTTATGAACTTAAACTCCCCATTATGTTTTTGGGTATAGGAGAAAAAGAAGACGATTTAATTGCCTTTGATGAAAAAGCTTATATTCAAAATATTCTTGAGTGGATTTTTGAATAA
- the radA gene encoding DNA repair protein RadA, whose translation MAKKSLSIFECQHCGFQSTKWMGKCSNCGAWESFIELSTSQIQALKETKVLLSNASAIPITSIEYEHISKFSSSEEELDIVLGGGIVPGGLYLVGGSPGVGKSTLLLKVGGGLAKTGKKILYVSGEESAGQIKLRAQRLKCIHENLFLLNEIDLNSIKSNLITKQYCICIIDSIQTIYSPQVTSTPGSISQVREITFELMRLAKEYNIAIFIIGHITKEGSIAGPRVLEHMVDTVLYFEGDPSRELRMLRGFKNRFGTTSEIGIFEMRDDGLVSAKNASKMFFSTKQSMPGSAITVVLEGSRALVLEIQALVSESSFGAPKRSATGFDTNRLSMLLALLEKKLEIPLNHYDVFINVTGGIKITETSADLAVIASILSSFRNRPLSNTTAFIGEVSLTGDIREIGNIDMRLKEMENYGFTKAIIPKKPNTHTKIKCFEVTEVTKLLDWM comes from the coding sequence ATGGCAAAAAAATCACTAAGCATTTTTGAATGCCAACATTGCGGATTCCAAAGTACCAAATGGATGGGCAAATGCAGTAACTGTGGTGCTTGGGAAAGTTTTATAGAATTATCAACTTCCCAAATTCAAGCGCTCAAGGAAACAAAAGTTCTGCTTTCAAATGCTTCTGCCATACCTATTACCTCCATAGAATATGAACACATAAGCAAATTTTCTTCCTCAGAAGAAGAGCTTGATATTGTGCTTGGAGGAGGCATTGTTCCGGGTGGACTTTATCTGGTTGGCGGGAGTCCGGGCGTAGGTAAATCAACTTTATTATTAAAAGTTGGCGGAGGGCTTGCCAAAACAGGAAAAAAAATTCTTTATGTCAGTGGCGAAGAAAGCGCCGGACAAATCAAGTTAAGGGCACAAAGACTTAAATGTATTCATGAAAATCTTTTTTTGCTCAATGAAATAGATTTGAATTCTATAAAATCCAACTTGATTACAAAACAATATTGCATATGCATTATTGATTCAATCCAAACAATTTACTCCCCTCAAGTTACCTCTACTCCGGGATCTATTAGCCAAGTCAGAGAAATCACATTTGAATTGATGCGCCTTGCCAAAGAATATAATATTGCAATTTTCATCATCGGGCATATCACCAAAGAAGGCTCTATTGCAGGACCTAGAGTTCTTGAACACATGGTTGATACGGTTTTATATTTTGAAGGGGATCCCAGCAGAGAGCTTCGTATGCTTCGAGGATTTAAGAATAGATTTGGCACAACAAGCGAAATAGGAATTTTTGAAATGCGTGATGATGGGCTTGTGAGTGCAAAAAATGCCTCTAAAATGTTTTTTTCTACAAAACAATCAATGCCTGGAAGTGCTATTACAGTGGTCTTAGAAGGATCTAGAGCATTGGTGCTTGAAATTCAAGCCCTTGTAAGTGAAAGTAGTTTTGGAGCACCCAAACGATCGGCTACAGGTTTTGACACCAATCGTTTAAGCATGCTTTTGGCTCTTTTAGAAAAAAAGCTTGAAATCCCACTCAACCATTATGATGTTTTTATCAACGTAACCGGAGGCATTAAGATTACAGAGACAAGCGCCGATCTCGCAGTGATTGCAAGTATTTTATCAAGTTTTAGAAATCGTCCATTAAGCAATACAACAGCCTTTATTGGAGAAGTAAGCTTAACAGGAGATATTAGAGAAATAGGCAATATTGATATGAGACTTAAAGAAATGGAAAATTATGGATTTACCAAAGCCATTATCCCTAAAAAACCAAATACTCATACAAAAATCAAATGTTTTGAAGTAACCGAAGTAACAAAGCTTCTGGATTGGATGTAA